From a single Anoplolepis gracilipes chromosome 3, ASM4749672v1, whole genome shotgun sequence genomic region:
- the Ae2 gene encoding band 3 anion transport protein isoform X1, giving the protein MPEVAAGSSRKSFLERARSKFLRWLRRSLRTTHQIDGHGAEMGPELDEEMEKVFAMDTAEKFDVVRLGSPSESTGSDRDRDRDRGPPPPRYGDRDFNPTRPIFICTEHRKRSYPHPHMPLKSLHSRSMRRHFSPEGSAVEGSEKDHSNVQTKSNNEVQEVDGTNHNGLQLAIATEAEVEVGEETAEETENINSSESEAPISERAASGFNDSPIVGSPRVQFEKIKEEDGPSTQMSEVPTNAAPSGLHEEDRKCRRHQKHEHKRHHYKSRKYSLQEDPQWRKRSGAGLSDISSLLTRRVSVQPEEASTLQELDIDDLESHRSDDPRGMRRHKAAHSMVQIGRRKEGGIPLDTFKKMYDHSPHEVFVQLDELHGLGEEREWRETARWIKYEEDVEEGADRWGRPHVASLSFHSLLNLRRCLETGVVLLDLEEKDLPGLAYRVVEQMVVEELILAEDRPVVMRALLLRHRHVHEHERGFRFGKRSYSSYTSLQSIWLEEEDAAREAAENHVIQHNLHDAKPKIISSNLALDSNHTAIDIKEELTYMSSNEDLKKSHNDYILKRIPAGAEATVVLVGAVDFLDQPTIAFVRLAEGVLMPSITEVTIPVRFMFTLLGPRNTDLDYHEIGRSISTLMANTSFHKVAYKANERRELLSAINEFLDDSIVLPPGDWERQALLPFNELKAKSEAIRKRKAKALEEKNKQNEATVKKAFLVAEEEKKLSEDDPLRRTKRPFGGLINDIKRRYPFYLSDFTDGLNSSCLAAAIFMYFAALCTAITFGGLMSDKTQNVIGISETLVSGSWTGVVMALFSTQPLVIIGTTGPLLLFDESLYNFCLANDLEFLTVRVYVGAWMGIIAVAVACVEGSVLVRLFTRFTEEIFTGLISILYIVETFIKLYNYFERNPLLHEYSFGPDAYNTNYPLYVVGMRITNSPWNETEENLHLKNARELIPSHDTAGLSINQPNTALMCTILCLGTFLGAYYLRIFRNSHYLGRSARRAFGDFGVPISIIVFVLIDYLAMVKTEKLLVPEGLTPTVPGRSWFVSPAGFEKPIPLWMALACAVPALLVYILVFMETQISELIIDKKERKLRKSNGYHMDIVVVCLMNVGCGLMGAPWCCAASVRSLTHVSAVTVMSRTHAPGDKPHIVEVKEQRVSALLVAILIGVSVLMAPLLRRVPMSVLLGVFLYMGISSTNGVQLFDRVKLFFMPVKHHGTANYVRRVQTYKMHVFTLIQILCLVVLWIVKSTRAALALPFFLILMMPLRAQMSHFFTAAELRALDSKGSEHEVEDELDFYEEAPLPG; this is encoded by the exons ATGCCCGAGGTCGCCGCCGGTTCCTCCAGGAAATCGTTTCTGGAGCGGGCGCGGAGCAAATTTCTCCGCTGGTTACGACGCTCTCTGCGAACAACGCACCAG ATCGACGGGCATGGCGCGGAGATGGGACCGGAACTCGACGAAGAGATGGAAAAGGTCTTCGCGATGGACACCGCAGAAAAATTTGACGTAGTCCGACTCGGCTCGCCGTCAGAATCGACCGGATCCGATCGAGATCGAGATCGCGATCGCGGGCCACCGCCACCGCGATATGGCGATCGCGATTTCAATC CGACAAGACCGATCTTTATTTGCACAGAACACCGAAAAAGAAGTTACCCTCATCCGCACATGCCTCTGAAGAGCTTGCATTCCAGATCTATGCGGCGACATTTTTCACC TGAAGGATCGGCAGTGGAGGGATCCGAGAAAGATCACAGCAATGTCCAAACGAAGAGTAATAATGAGGTCCAGGAAGTCGATGGGACGAATCATAATGGATTACAATTAGCCATTGCAACCGAAGCTGAAGTCGAAGTTGGTGAAGAAACAGCAGAAGAAACTGAAAACATAAACAGTAGCGAAAGCGAGGCTCCAATCTCAGAAAGGGCAGCTTCTGGTTTTAACGACAGCCCGATCGTTGGTAGTCCAAGAGTGcaatttgagaaaattaaggAAGAAGATGGACCAAGCACACAAATGTCAGAAGTACCGACGAATGCTGCTCCGAGCGGCCTCCACGAAGAAGATCGAAAGTGCCGACGGCATCAAAAACATGAACATAA ACGTCATCACTACAAGTCACGCAAGTATTCCCTGCAGGAGGACCCACAATGGCGGAAACGATCAGGAGCCGGTCTATCAGACATTTCGAGTTTACTGACTCGACGCGTTAGCGTCCAGCCAGAAGAGGCGAGCACCTTACAAGAACTTGATATTGATGACTTGGAATCGCATCGTAGTGATGATCCGCGCGGTATGCGACGGCATAAAGCTGCCCACTCTATGGTGCAGATTGGCCGACGCAAGGAGGGCGGTATCCCTCTTgatacttttaaaaagatgTACGATCATTCGCCACACGAGGTGTTCGTTCAATTAGATGAATTGCACGGCTTGGGCGAGGAACGTGAATGGCGAGAGACCGCTAGGTGGATAAAGTACGAGGAAGATGTTGAGGAGGGCGCTGACAGATGGGGCAGGCCTCACGTAGCCTCTCTCAGTTTTCACTCGCTGCTGAATCTCCGCCGTTGCCTAGAGACCGGCGTGGTCCTTCTCGATCTGGAAGAAAAGGATTTGCCTGGGCTGGCCTATAGAGTAGTCGAACAGATGGTCGTCGAGGAGCTGATCCTGGCCGAGGACAGACCAGTCGTAATGAGAGCACTATTGCTTAGACATAGGCATGTGCACGAACACGAACGCGGTTTCCGATTCGGCAAAAGGAGTTACTCCAGTTATACTAGTCTTCAG TCCATCTGGCTGGAGGAAGAAGATGCTGCGCGGGAAGCCGCTGAGAATCATGTAATTCAACAT AATCTGCACGACGCGAAACCGAAGATTATATCATCGAATTTGGCACTCGACAGTAATCACACCGCAATCGATATAAAGGAAGAGCTAACATACATGAGTAGTAACGAAGACCTAAAGAAGAGTCACAATGACTACATTCTGAAAAGGATCCCAGCTGGTGCCGAGGCGACGGTTGTCCTCGTCGGTGCCGTCGACTTTCTGGACCAGCCGACAATAGCCTTTGTGCGATTGGCCGAGGGCGTGCTAATGCCGTCCATTACGGAAGTTACAATACCAGTCAGATTTATGTTTACTTTGCTGGGGCCAAGAAATACGGACCTAGACTACCACGAGATCGGTCGGTCCATATCCACGCTAATGGCGAACACGTCATTTCATAAGGTTGCTTATAAAGCGAACGAAAGACGAGAATTATTATCAGCCATCAACGAGTTTTTGGATGATTCGATTGTATTGCCGCCCGGTGACTGGGAGAGACAAGCTTTGTTGCCATTCAATGAGCTCAAAGCGAAAAGCGAGGCTATTAGAAAAAGGAAGGCAAAAGCGCTCGAGGAGAAGAACAAACAAAATGAGGCAACTGTAAAGAAAG CTTTTCTAGTTGccgaagaagaaaagaagttATCGGAAGATGATCCACTGCGGCGTACCAAACGACCATTCGGTGGCCTCATCAATGACATCAAGCGTCGCTATCCTTTTTACCTGTCCGACTTTACAGACGGGCTGAACTCTTCCTGTCTCGCAGCAGCCATCTTCATGTATTTTGCCGCATTGTGCACTGCTATTACTTTTGGCGGTCTAATGAGCGATAAGACGCAGAATGTGATCGGCATTTCTGAAACTTTGGTTTCCGGTTCGTGGACAGGCGTGGTGATGGCTTTGTTTTCAACTCAACCGCTGGTGATTATTGGCACGACTGGTCCCCTGTTACTTTTTGATGAGAGCTTGTACAACTTTTGCCTAGCGAACGACCTTGAATTCCTTACCGTGCGGGTATATGTTGGCGCCTGGATGGGTATTATCGCTGTAGCAGTTGCCTGCGTTGAAGGTTCGGTCCTTGTACGACTCTTTACACGTTTCACTGAAGAAATCTTCACCGGATTGATCTCCATTCTCTACATCGTTGAAACATTCATCAAGCTTTACAATTACTTCGAGCGTAATCCACTCCTCCATGAGTACAGCTTTGGACCAGACGCATATAACACAAACTATCCGCTCTATGTCGTTGGAATGCGGATAACTAATTCGCCATGGAATGAGACTGAAGAGAATCTGCACTTGAAGAATGCCCGCGAATTGATACCGAGTCATGATACCGCTGGATTGTCGATCAATCAACCCAACACGGCTCTGATGTGTACTATCCTTTGCCTCGGTACCTTTTTAGGTGCCTATTACTTAAGGATCTTCCGCAACAGTCATTACTTAGGTCGTAGCGCCCGACGAGCCTTCGGAGACTTCGGTGTACCTATCAGCATCATTGTCTTCGTCCTAATCGACTATTTGGCTATGGTAAAGACAGAGAAGTTACTAGTCCCTGAAGGTCTCACTCCGACCGTACCTGGTAGAAGTTGGTTTGTTTCACCAGCTGGTTTTGAAAAACCTATTCCACTTTGGATGGCTCTTGCTTGCGCGGTACCAGCTTTACTGGTCTATATCCTAGTATTTATGGAGACTCAAATATCGGA ATTAATCATCGATAAGAAGGAACGCAAATTACGTAAAAGCAACGGCTATCACATGGATATTGTAGTAGTTTGCTTGATGAATGTGGGATGCGGTCTAATGGGTGCGCCTTGGTGCTGTGCCGCGTCGGTACGTTCTCTTACTCATGTATCCGCCGTAACTGTGATGTCACGCACCCATGCACCCGGTGACAAACCGCACATCGTCGAAGTGAAGGAACAGCGGGTGAGCGCCCTTCTGGTTGCGATACTGATAGGTGTGAGCGTGTTGATGGCACCGTTATTACGTCGGGTACCGATGTCCGTCCTGCTGGGTGTATTTCTTTACATGGGCATCTCATCAACAAACGGTGTGCAACTGTTTGATCGCGTCAAGTTGTTTTTCATGCCGGTTAAGCATCACGGCACAGCAAACTATGTACGGCGCGTACAAACTTACAAGATGCACGTCTTCACCCTCATACAGATTTTGTGCCTGGTCGTGCTGTGGATCGTCAAAAGTACAAGGGCCGCTCTGGCTCTACCCTTCTTTCTTATCCTGATGATGCCGTTGCGTGCTCAGATGAGCCACTTTTTTACCGCAGCGGAACTGCGTGCCCTTGACAGTAAAGGATCCGAGCACGAAGTCGAAGATGAGCTCGACTTTTACGAGGAGGCTCCGTTACCTGGTTAG
- the Ae2 gene encoding band 3 anion transport protein isoform X6, with amino-acid sequence MPEVAAGSSRKSFLERARSKFLRWLRRSLRTTHQIDGHGAEMGPELDEEMEKVFAMDTAEKFDVVRLGSPSESTGSDRDRDRDRGPPPPRYGDRDFNPTRPIFICTEHRKRSYPHPHMPLKSLHSRSMRRHFSPEGSAVEGSEKDHSNVQTKSNNEVQEVDGTNHNGLQLAIATEAEVEVGEETAEETENINSSESEAPISERAASGFNDSPIVGSPRVQFEKIKEEDGPSTQMSEVPTNAAPSGLHEEDRKCRRHQKHEHKRHHYKSRKYSLQEDPQWRKRSGAGLSDISSLLTRRVSVQPEEASTLQELDIDDLESHRSDDPRGMRRHKAAHSMVQIGRRKEGGIPLDTFKKMYDHSPHEVFVQLDELHGLGEEREWRETARWIKYEEDVEEGADRWGRPHVASLSFHSLLNLRRCLETGVVLLDLEEKDLPGLAYRVVEQMVVEELILAEDRPVVMRALLLRHRHVHEHERGFRFGKRSYSSYTSLQNLHDAKPKIISSNLALDSNHTAIDIKEELTYMSSNEDLKKSHNDYILKRIPAGAEATVVLVGAVDFLDQPTIAFVRLAEGVLMPSITEVTIPVRFMFTLLGPRNTDLDYHEIGRSISTLMANTSFHKVAYKANERRELLSAINEFLDDSIVLPPGDWERQALLPFNELKAKSEAIRKRKAKALEEKNKQNEATVKKAFLVAEEEKKLSEDDPLRRTKRPFGGLINDIKRRYPFYLSDFTDGLNSSCLAAAIFMYFAALCTAITFGGLMSDKTQNVIGISETLVSGSWTGVVMALFSTQPLVIIGTTGPLLLFDESLYNFCLANDLEFLTVRVYVGAWMGIIAVAVACVEGSVLVRLFTRFTEEIFTGLISILYIVETFIKLYNYFERNPLLHEYSFGPDAYNTNYPLYVVGMRITNSPWNETEENLHLKNARELIPSHDTAGLSINQPNTALMCTILCLGTFLGAYYLRIFRNSHYLGRSARRAFGDFGVPISIIVFVLIDYLAMVKTEKLLVPEGLTPTVPGRSWFVSPAGFEKPIPLWMALACAVPALLVYILVFMETQISELIIDKKERKLRKSNGYHMDIVVVCLMNVGCGLMGAPWCCAASVRSLTHVSAVTVMSRTHAPGDKPHIVEVKEQRVSALLVAILIGVSVLMAPLLRRVPMSVLLGVFLYMGISSTNGVQLFDRVKLFFMPVKHHGTANYVRRVQTYKMHVFTLIQILCLVVLWIVKSTRAALALPFFLILMMPLRAQMSHFFTAAELRALDSKGSEHEVEDELDFYEEAPLPG; translated from the exons ATGCCCGAGGTCGCCGCCGGTTCCTCCAGGAAATCGTTTCTGGAGCGGGCGCGGAGCAAATTTCTCCGCTGGTTACGACGCTCTCTGCGAACAACGCACCAG ATCGACGGGCATGGCGCGGAGATGGGACCGGAACTCGACGAAGAGATGGAAAAGGTCTTCGCGATGGACACCGCAGAAAAATTTGACGTAGTCCGACTCGGCTCGCCGTCAGAATCGACCGGATCCGATCGAGATCGAGATCGCGATCGCGGGCCACCGCCACCGCGATATGGCGATCGCGATTTCAATC CGACAAGACCGATCTTTATTTGCACAGAACACCGAAAAAGAAGTTACCCTCATCCGCACATGCCTCTGAAGAGCTTGCATTCCAGATCTATGCGGCGACATTTTTCACC TGAAGGATCGGCAGTGGAGGGATCCGAGAAAGATCACAGCAATGTCCAAACGAAGAGTAATAATGAGGTCCAGGAAGTCGATGGGACGAATCATAATGGATTACAATTAGCCATTGCAACCGAAGCTGAAGTCGAAGTTGGTGAAGAAACAGCAGAAGAAACTGAAAACATAAACAGTAGCGAAAGCGAGGCTCCAATCTCAGAAAGGGCAGCTTCTGGTTTTAACGACAGCCCGATCGTTGGTAGTCCAAGAGTGcaatttgagaaaattaaggAAGAAGATGGACCAAGCACACAAATGTCAGAAGTACCGACGAATGCTGCTCCGAGCGGCCTCCACGAAGAAGATCGAAAGTGCCGACGGCATCAAAAACATGAACATAA ACGTCATCACTACAAGTCACGCAAGTATTCCCTGCAGGAGGACCCACAATGGCGGAAACGATCAGGAGCCGGTCTATCAGACATTTCGAGTTTACTGACTCGACGCGTTAGCGTCCAGCCAGAAGAGGCGAGCACCTTACAAGAACTTGATATTGATGACTTGGAATCGCATCGTAGTGATGATCCGCGCGGTATGCGACGGCATAAAGCTGCCCACTCTATGGTGCAGATTGGCCGACGCAAGGAGGGCGGTATCCCTCTTgatacttttaaaaagatgTACGATCATTCGCCACACGAGGTGTTCGTTCAATTAGATGAATTGCACGGCTTGGGCGAGGAACGTGAATGGCGAGAGACCGCTAGGTGGATAAAGTACGAGGAAGATGTTGAGGAGGGCGCTGACAGATGGGGCAGGCCTCACGTAGCCTCTCTCAGTTTTCACTCGCTGCTGAATCTCCGCCGTTGCCTAGAGACCGGCGTGGTCCTTCTCGATCTGGAAGAAAAGGATTTGCCTGGGCTGGCCTATAGAGTAGTCGAACAGATGGTCGTCGAGGAGCTGATCCTGGCCGAGGACAGACCAGTCGTAATGAGAGCACTATTGCTTAGACATAGGCATGTGCACGAACACGAACGCGGTTTCCGATTCGGCAAAAGGAGTTACTCCAGTTATACTAGTCTTCAG AATCTGCACGACGCGAAACCGAAGATTATATCATCGAATTTGGCACTCGACAGTAATCACACCGCAATCGATATAAAGGAAGAGCTAACATACATGAGTAGTAACGAAGACCTAAAGAAGAGTCACAATGACTACATTCTGAAAAGGATCCCAGCTGGTGCCGAGGCGACGGTTGTCCTCGTCGGTGCCGTCGACTTTCTGGACCAGCCGACAATAGCCTTTGTGCGATTGGCCGAGGGCGTGCTAATGCCGTCCATTACGGAAGTTACAATACCAGTCAGATTTATGTTTACTTTGCTGGGGCCAAGAAATACGGACCTAGACTACCACGAGATCGGTCGGTCCATATCCACGCTAATGGCGAACACGTCATTTCATAAGGTTGCTTATAAAGCGAACGAAAGACGAGAATTATTATCAGCCATCAACGAGTTTTTGGATGATTCGATTGTATTGCCGCCCGGTGACTGGGAGAGACAAGCTTTGTTGCCATTCAATGAGCTCAAAGCGAAAAGCGAGGCTATTAGAAAAAGGAAGGCAAAAGCGCTCGAGGAGAAGAACAAACAAAATGAGGCAACTGTAAAGAAAG CTTTTCTAGTTGccgaagaagaaaagaagttATCGGAAGATGATCCACTGCGGCGTACCAAACGACCATTCGGTGGCCTCATCAATGACATCAAGCGTCGCTATCCTTTTTACCTGTCCGACTTTACAGACGGGCTGAACTCTTCCTGTCTCGCAGCAGCCATCTTCATGTATTTTGCCGCATTGTGCACTGCTATTACTTTTGGCGGTCTAATGAGCGATAAGACGCAGAATGTGATCGGCATTTCTGAAACTTTGGTTTCCGGTTCGTGGACAGGCGTGGTGATGGCTTTGTTTTCAACTCAACCGCTGGTGATTATTGGCACGACTGGTCCCCTGTTACTTTTTGATGAGAGCTTGTACAACTTTTGCCTAGCGAACGACCTTGAATTCCTTACCGTGCGGGTATATGTTGGCGCCTGGATGGGTATTATCGCTGTAGCAGTTGCCTGCGTTGAAGGTTCGGTCCTTGTACGACTCTTTACACGTTTCACTGAAGAAATCTTCACCGGATTGATCTCCATTCTCTACATCGTTGAAACATTCATCAAGCTTTACAATTACTTCGAGCGTAATCCACTCCTCCATGAGTACAGCTTTGGACCAGACGCATATAACACAAACTATCCGCTCTATGTCGTTGGAATGCGGATAACTAATTCGCCATGGAATGAGACTGAAGAGAATCTGCACTTGAAGAATGCCCGCGAATTGATACCGAGTCATGATACCGCTGGATTGTCGATCAATCAACCCAACACGGCTCTGATGTGTACTATCCTTTGCCTCGGTACCTTTTTAGGTGCCTATTACTTAAGGATCTTCCGCAACAGTCATTACTTAGGTCGTAGCGCCCGACGAGCCTTCGGAGACTTCGGTGTACCTATCAGCATCATTGTCTTCGTCCTAATCGACTATTTGGCTATGGTAAAGACAGAGAAGTTACTAGTCCCTGAAGGTCTCACTCCGACCGTACCTGGTAGAAGTTGGTTTGTTTCACCAGCTGGTTTTGAAAAACCTATTCCACTTTGGATGGCTCTTGCTTGCGCGGTACCAGCTTTACTGGTCTATATCCTAGTATTTATGGAGACTCAAATATCGGA ATTAATCATCGATAAGAAGGAACGCAAATTACGTAAAAGCAACGGCTATCACATGGATATTGTAGTAGTTTGCTTGATGAATGTGGGATGCGGTCTAATGGGTGCGCCTTGGTGCTGTGCCGCGTCGGTACGTTCTCTTACTCATGTATCCGCCGTAACTGTGATGTCACGCACCCATGCACCCGGTGACAAACCGCACATCGTCGAAGTGAAGGAACAGCGGGTGAGCGCCCTTCTGGTTGCGATACTGATAGGTGTGAGCGTGTTGATGGCACCGTTATTACGTCGGGTACCGATGTCCGTCCTGCTGGGTGTATTTCTTTACATGGGCATCTCATCAACAAACGGTGTGCAACTGTTTGATCGCGTCAAGTTGTTTTTCATGCCGGTTAAGCATCACGGCACAGCAAACTATGTACGGCGCGTACAAACTTACAAGATGCACGTCTTCACCCTCATACAGATTTTGTGCCTGGTCGTGCTGTGGATCGTCAAAAGTACAAGGGCCGCTCTGGCTCTACCCTTCTTTCTTATCCTGATGATGCCGTTGCGTGCTCAGATGAGCCACTTTTTTACCGCAGCGGAACTGCGTGCCCTTGACAGTAAAGGATCCGAGCACGAAGTCGAAGATGAGCTCGACTTTTACGAGGAGGCTCCGTTACCTGGTTAG